ACCCCCGACGACGAGGAGCAGGGTGACCAGGGCCATGGCGGCGTTACGGACGTGCGTCATGACCCGCGATCGTACAGTCGTACGTTCCCGGGGCCGGGAGCCCTACGAGTTGTACGCGGACTGCGCCCGCTCCAGGCCCTCCGCCACCAGGCACTCCACCGAGTCCGCCGCCCGGTCCACGAACCAGTCGAGGTCCTTGCGCTCCGTCGACGAGAAGTCCTTCAGGACGAAGTCCGCGACCTGCATCCGGCCCGGCGGACGCCCGATCCCGCACCGCACGCGGTGGTACTCGGGACCCATCGCCTTCGTCATCGACTTCAGACCGTTGTGGCCGTTGTCGCCGCCGCCGATCTTCAGCCGCAGCACCGCGTAGTCGATGTCCAGCTCGTCGTGGATCGCCACGATGTGCGCCGTCGGCACCTTGTAGAAGTCGCGCAGCGCCGTCACCGGACCGCCCGACAGGTTCATGTACGACATCGGCTTCGCGAGGATCACCCGGCGGTTCTCCGGGCCGGGGGGACCCATCCGGCCCTCGACGACCTGCGCCTGGGTCTTCTGCGCCCGCTTGAACGAGCCGCGGATCCGCTCGGCCAGCAGGTCCACGACCATGAAGCCGATGTTGTGGCGGTTGGCCGCGTACTCGGGCCCCGGGTTGCCGAGGCCGACGATCAGCCAGGGGGCGTTGGCGTCGTCCGTCATCGCGTCAGGTCTCCTCATGAGCATGCAGGAACAGAGAAACGGGGTGACAGGCCGTACGGCCCGTCACCCCGTCACGTCAGGCAGAGCCTACGGCTCAGGCCTCGGCACCCTCGGTGGCCTCGGCCTCGGCCGACGGCTCCTCGGCCTGCGCGGCCAGGACCTGGAGGACGACGGCGTCGGCGTCGGTCACCAGGGTGGAGCCGGCCGGGAGGGTGATGTCCTTGGCGAGGACGGAGGCACCGGCCTCCAGGCCCTCCACGGAGACCGTGACGGCCTCGGGAAGGTGGGTGGCCTCGGCCTCGACGGAAAGGGTGTTGAGCACGTGCTCCAGCAGGTTGCCACCGGCGGCGAGCTCGCCCTCGGCCTGCACGGGGATCTCGACGGTGACCTTCTCGCCGCGCTTCACGAGGATGAGGTCGACGTGGACGAGGGAGCCCTTGATGGCGTCACGCTGGACGGCCTTCGGGATCGCCAGCTCGTTGGCGCCGTTGATGTCCAGGGAGAGCAGGACGTTCGGCGTACGCAGCGCCAGGCCGAGCTCGTGGGCCGGGAGGGAGATGTGGACCGGGTCCGTGCCGTGGCCGTAGAGGACCGTGGGGACCAGGGAGGCGCGACGGAGCTGGCGCGAGGCGCCCTTGCCGAACTCCGAGCGGACGGTGGCGGCGAGCTTGACCTCGGACATGTTGCACTCCTCGTAGATGGTGACGAAACACAAGTGGTCACCCGGCCACGACTGGCGATGGCCTGCTACGAAGAGCGCGTCGATAACGGACCGCCGTGACCCTGTACATCCGTACGGGTACGGCCTCCCTCGCCGAGCAACTACGGCAGTCTACCCGCCGTCACCTGGCCGCCCAAATGGATCAACCGAGACCCCTCCGACCTGCGGCGCCGTCCTGGTCCTCGCTGGCCCCCGTCAGCCCGCCGCGCCGCCCCCGGCCGACTCCGCGAGCAGGTCGCGCAGGACAGGCCCGGCCGATCCCGAACCGCTCTCCGCCCCCTCCACCACGCACGCCACCGCGATCTCGTCGTCGTACGCCACGAGCCAGCCGTTGTTGTTCCCGTCCTCCGTCACCTCGGCCGTCCCCGTCTTCGCCCCCACCTGGCCCGGCACCCCCGCGAGCACCTTCGCCGACCCGTCCGTCACCGTGTCCCGCATCAGCGACCGCAGCTGCTTCACCACCCCCGAAGGCAGCGGCTTCGTCGCCACCGCCGGCTGCTCCGTCCCCTTCACCAGCAGCGGCTGGTGGAACGTCCCCGACACCGCCGTAGCCGTCGCCGACGCCATCGCCAGCGGATTCGTCCGCAGCCTCCCCTGCCCGAACAGCGCCGCCGCCTTCTCCGTCTCGCTCGCGGGCACCGGCACCTCGGCGTCCACCGAACCCACACCCGTCTTCCACTCCGGCCCGATCCCGAAGTAGTCCTTCGCGAACACGGTCATCTCGTCGTTCGCGAGACGCCCCCGCAGCGCCACGAACGCCGTGTTGCACGAATGGATGAAGTCCTCACGGAACGTCGCCCCCGGAATCTCCGAGGTCTCCACGTTGTGGAACTGCTTCCCGACCGTCAGGTACTTCGGACAGTCCACGCGCGACTCCGGCGTCACCGCCCCCTTCGCCAGCAGCGCCGCGGTCGTCACCACCTTCCACGTCGACCCCGGCGCGTACGTGCCCTGGAAGGCCCGGTTGAAGCCGCCGGCCGGCCCGTTCGCCACCGCCACCACCTCGCCGCTGTCGATCCGTACCGCCACCAGACCCGCGTTCCGCCCGTCGGCGTGCCGGGCGAGCGCCTTCTCCGCCGCCCGCTGGATCCGCGCGTCGATCGTCGTCCGCAGCGGACCGCCGCCCTCCCCGGGATCCGGCCCGAACCGCACCGCCGTCGACCTCGTCTCGCCCGTGATCCGGTCCACGACCTGCACCTCGCCCCGCGGCTTCCCGCCGCCCAGGCCCAGCACCGAGACCAGCGACGGATGCTCCGCCGCCGAGATCGCCTTCCCGTCCCGGTCCACCGCCGCGAGCTCCGCCGACTCCTCCTCCACCAGCTTGAACCGCTGCTTGTCGTTCAGCTGGGGATGGATCAGCGGCAGCTCCCACCGCACCCGCCACCCCGACTCCGTACGCGCCACCGCGAGCTCCGAGCCGTACGACCACGTCCCCAGCTCCGCCACCGGCATCTTCGCCCGGTACGGCACACGGGCCCCGGCGCCCGCCTCGCCGTCCACCCGGGCCGCGCCCGCCGTCAGCACCGGCTTCGTGATCTCCAGCCCCGCCGTGAAGTTCCGCAGCGTCTCCTCGGCCTTCGCCGGCGCATCCGTCAGCCGCGCCGCCGCCTGCAGATCCCCCGCCGCCCACCTGCTCAGGAACGCCTGAGCCGTCCGCACCGCCTCCGGATCGGCCGTCCTCGGCGGCTCCTCGCCCTTCTTCAGCGGGCCGTACGCGACCGCCCACCCGGCGGCCCCCGCCACCAGCGCACCTGTCACCGCCACCGCCGGCCAGCGCCGCCGCCTCGCCCGCCCCACCCCTGCTCGATGTGTCGTCATACCGGCAGCGAAACAGACACGCGTGCGACCAGTCCAAGACTCATATCGCCATGCAAGACATAGCCGAACGCCTATCCTTGCTGGTCATGGACCTGCTCCTGCATCTGCG
The sequence above is a segment of the Streptomyces sp. NBC_01255 genome. Coding sequences within it:
- the pth gene encoding aminoacyl-tRNA hydrolase; the encoded protein is MTDDANAPWLIVGLGNPGPEYAANRHNIGFMVVDLLAERIRGSFKRAQKTQAQVVEGRMGPPGPENRRVILAKPMSYMNLSGGPVTALRDFYKVPTAHIVAIHDELDIDYAVLRLKIGGGDNGHNGLKSMTKAMGPEYHRVRCGIGRPPGRMQVADFVLKDFSSTERKDLDWFVDRAADSVECLVAEGLERAQSAYNS
- a CDS encoding 50S ribosomal protein L25/general stress protein Ctc, which translates into the protein MSEVKLAATVRSEFGKGASRQLRRASLVPTVLYGHGTDPVHISLPAHELGLALRTPNVLLSLDINGANELAIPKAVQRDAIKGSLVHVDLILVKRGEKVTVEIPVQAEGELAAGGNLLEHVLNTLSVEAEATHLPEAVTVSVEGLEAGASVLAKDITLPAGSTLVTDADAVVLQVLAAQAEEPSAEAEATEGAEA
- a CDS encoding penicillin-binding transpeptidase domain-containing protein, translating into MTTHRAGVGRARRRRWPAVAVTGALVAGAAGWAVAYGPLKKGEEPPRTADPEAVRTAQAFLSRWAAGDLQAAARLTDAPAKAEETLRNFTAGLEITKPVLTAGAARVDGEAGAGARVPYRAKMPVAELGTWSYGSELAVARTESGWRVRWELPLIHPQLNDKQRFKLVEEESAELAAVDRDGKAISAAEHPSLVSVLGLGGGKPRGEVQVVDRITGETRSTAVRFGPDPGEGGGPLRTTIDARIQRAAEKALARHADGRNAGLVAVRIDSGEVVAVANGPAGGFNRAFQGTYAPGSTWKVVTTAALLAKGAVTPESRVDCPKYLTVGKQFHNVETSEIPGATFREDFIHSCNTAFVALRGRLANDEMTVFAKDYFGIGPEWKTGVGSVDAEVPVPASETEKAAALFGQGRLRTNPLAMASATATAVSGTFHQPLLVKGTEQPAVATKPLPSGVVKQLRSLMRDTVTDGSAKVLAGVPGQVGAKTGTAEVTEDGNNNGWLVAYDDEIAVACVVEGAESGSGSAGPVLRDLLAESAGGGAAG